One window of the Shimwellia blattae DSM 4481 = NBRC 105725 genome contains the following:
- the atpF gene encoding F0F1 ATP synthase subunit B, whose amino-acid sequence MNLNATILGQAIAFVLFVLFCMKYVWPPIMAAIEKRQKEIADGLASAERAKKDLDLAQSNATDQLKKAKAEAQVIIEQANKRRAQILDEVKAEAEQERNKIVAQAQAEIDAERKRAREELRKQVAMLAVAGAEKIIERSVDEAANSDIVDKLVAEL is encoded by the coding sequence GTGAATCTTAACGCAACAATCCTCGGCCAGGCCATCGCGTTTGTCCTGTTTGTTCTGTTCTGCATGAAGTATGTATGGCCGCCAATTATGGCTGCCATTGAAAAACGTCAAAAAGAGATTGCTGACGGTTTAGCTTCCGCAGAGCGTGCCAAAAAGGATCTGGACCTTGCACAGTCCAACGCGACCGACCAGCTGAAAAAAGCGAAAGCGGAAGCCCAGGTAATCATTGAGCAGGCTAACAAACGCCGCGCCCAGATCCTGGACGAAGTGAAAGCTGAAGCAGAGCAGGAACGTAACAAAATCGTGGCCCAGGCGCAGGCGGAAATTGACGCCGAGCGTAAACGTGCCCGCGAAGAACTGCGTAAGCAAGTTGCTATGCTGGCTGTTGCCGGTGCTGAGAAAATCATCGAGCGTTCCGTGGATGAAGCTGCTAACAGCGACATCGTTGATAAACTGGTCGCTGAACTGTAA
- the atpH gene encoding F0F1 ATP synthase subunit delta, giving the protein MSEFVTVARPYAKAAFDFAAEHQSIDRWQTMLAFAAEVTKNDKMGELISGALAPETLAKTFIEVCGDQLDTHAQNLIRVMADNGRLAVLPDVLEQFVQLRAASEAMVEVEVTSASALSDAQLTKISTAMEKRLSRKVKLNCKIDKSVMAGVIIRAGDMVIDGSIRGRLDRLADVLQS; this is encoded by the coding sequence ATGTCTGAATTTGTAACTGTAGCTCGCCCCTACGCCAAAGCAGCTTTTGACTTTGCCGCCGAACACCAGAGCATCGACCGCTGGCAGACAATGCTGGCGTTCGCCGCCGAGGTGACGAAGAACGACAAAATGGGTGAACTGATTTCCGGGGCACTGGCGCCGGAAACTCTCGCCAAAACGTTTATCGAAGTTTGTGGTGACCAGCTGGATACCCACGCACAGAACCTGATTCGGGTGATGGCGGATAACGGGCGTCTGGCGGTACTTCCTGATGTTCTTGAGCAGTTTGTTCAACTGCGTGCCGCCTCAGAGGCAATGGTTGAAGTGGAAGTCACTTCTGCCAGCGCGCTGAGCGACGCCCAGCTAACGAAGATCAGCACCGCGATGGAAAAACGTCTGTCTCGCAAAGTTAAGCTGAATTGCAAAATTGATAAGTCTGTAATGGCAGGTGTCATCATCCGCGCGGGTGATATGGTCATAGATGGCAGCATTCGTGGCCGTCTGGATCGCCTGGCAGACGTCTTGCAGTCTTAA
- the atpA gene encoding F0F1 ATP synthase subunit alpha, with translation MQLNSTEISELIKQRIDQFNVVSEAHNEGTIVSVSDGIIRVHGLADVMQGEMISLPGNRYAIALNLERDSVGAVVMGPYADLAEGMKVKCTGRILEVPVGRGLLGRVVNTLGAPIDGKGPVDNDGFAAVEAIAPGVIERQSVDQPVQTGYKSVDAMIPIGRGQRELIIGDRQTGKTAMAVDAIINQRDSGIKCIYVAIGQKASTISNVVRKLEEHGALANTIVVVATASESAALQYLAPYAGCAMGEYFRDRGEDALIIYDDLSKQAVAYRQISLLLRRPPGREAFPGDVFYLHSRLLERAARVNAEYVEAFTKGEVKGKTGSLTALPIIETQAGDVSAFVPTNVISITDGQIFLESNLFNAGIRPAVNPGISVSRVGGAAQTKIMKKLSGGIRTALAQYRELAAFSQFASDLDDATRKQLSHGQKVTELLKQKQYAPMSVAQQSLVLFAAERGYLEDVELAKIGSFEAALLAYADRDHAQLLQDINQTGAYNDEIEGKLKGILDTFKATQSW, from the coding sequence ATGCAACTGAATTCCACCGAAATCAGCGAACTGATCAAGCAGCGCATTGACCAGTTCAACGTGGTGAGCGAGGCTCACAACGAAGGTACTATCGTATCTGTAAGCGACGGTATTATCCGTGTCCACGGCCTGGCCGATGTGATGCAGGGGGAAATGATCTCCCTGCCGGGTAACCGTTACGCTATCGCACTGAACCTGGAGCGCGACTCTGTAGGTGCGGTAGTTATGGGCCCGTACGCTGACCTTGCCGAAGGCATGAAAGTCAAATGTACTGGTCGTATTCTGGAAGTTCCGGTAGGCCGTGGCCTGCTGGGTCGTGTGGTGAACACCCTGGGTGCGCCTATCGACGGTAAAGGTCCGGTTGATAACGACGGCTTCGCGGCTGTTGAAGCTATCGCGCCGGGCGTTATCGAACGTCAGTCCGTTGATCAGCCAGTGCAGACTGGTTATAAGTCCGTCGATGCCATGATCCCAATCGGTCGTGGTCAGCGTGAACTGATCATCGGTGACCGTCAGACCGGTAAAACCGCAATGGCTGTTGATGCCATCATCAACCAGCGCGATTCCGGTATCAAATGTATCTACGTGGCTATCGGCCAGAAAGCGTCCACCATTTCTAACGTGGTACGTAAACTGGAAGAACACGGTGCACTGGCTAACACCATCGTAGTGGTGGCGACGGCCTCTGAATCCGCTGCACTGCAATACCTGGCACCGTATGCCGGTTGCGCAATGGGCGAATACTTCCGTGACCGCGGCGAAGATGCGCTGATCATCTATGATGACCTGTCCAAACAGGCTGTCGCTTATCGTCAGATCTCCCTGCTGCTGCGTCGTCCGCCAGGCCGTGAAGCATTCCCGGGTGACGTATTCTATCTGCACTCCCGTCTGCTGGAGCGTGCAGCGCGTGTAAACGCTGAATACGTTGAAGCCTTCACCAAAGGTGAAGTGAAAGGGAAAACCGGCTCTCTGACCGCACTGCCGATTATCGAAACTCAGGCAGGTGACGTTTCCGCGTTCGTTCCGACCAACGTAATTTCTATTACCGATGGTCAGATCTTCCTGGAATCCAACCTGTTTAACGCCGGTATTCGTCCTGCGGTTAACCCGGGTATTTCCGTATCCCGTGTTGGTGGTGCTGCTCAGACCAAGATCATGAAGAAACTGTCCGGTGGTATCCGTACCGCGCTGGCGCAGTATCGTGAACTGGCGGCGTTCTCCCAGTTTGCATCTGACCTTGATGATGCAACCCGTAAGCAGCTGAGCCACGGTCAGAAAGTGACCGAGCTTCTGAAACAGAAACAGTATGCGCCGATGTCTGTTGCGCAGCAGTCTCTGGTTCTGTTCGCAGCCGAACGTGGTTACCTGGAAGATGTTGAGCTGGCGAAAATCGGTAGCTTTGAAGCTGCCCTGCTGGCTTACGCTGACCGTGATCATGCTCAGCTGTTGCAGGACATCAACCAGACCGGCGCTTATAACGACGAAATCGAAGGCAAGCTGAAAGGCATCCTCGATACGTTTAAAGCAACCCAGTCCTGGTAA
- the atpG gene encoding F0F1 ATP synthase subunit gamma, whose amino-acid sequence MAGAKEIRSKIASVQNTQKITKAMEMVAASKMRKTQDRMAASRPYADTMRKVIGHLATGNLEYKHPYLEERDVKRVGYLVVSTDRGLCGGLNINLFKKVLADMKAWSDKGVQCDIAMIGSKGVSFFNSVGGNVVAQVTGMGDNPSLSELIGPVKVMLQAYDEGRLDKLYVVSNKFINTMSQVPTITQLLPLPASDDAELKRKSWDYLYEPDPKALLDTLLRRYVESQVYQGVVENLASEQAARMVAMKAATDNGGSLIKDLQLVYNKARQASITQELTEIVGGAAAV is encoded by the coding sequence ATGGCCGGCGCAAAAGAGATACGTAGTAAGATCGCAAGCGTCCAGAATACGCAGAAGATCACTAAAGCGATGGAAATGGTCGCCGCCTCCAAAATGCGTAAAACGCAGGACCGTATGGCGGCCAGCCGTCCTTATGCAGATACCATGCGCAAAGTGATTGGTCACCTTGCCACGGGTAATCTGGAATATAAGCACCCGTACCTGGAAGAACGCGACGTTAAACGCGTGGGCTACCTGGTGGTGTCGACCGACCGTGGTTTGTGCGGCGGCCTGAACATTAACCTGTTCAAGAAGGTGCTGGCGGATATGAAAGCCTGGTCTGATAAAGGCGTTCAGTGCGATATCGCAATGATCGGCTCTAAAGGCGTGTCTTTCTTCAATTCCGTAGGCGGTAATGTCGTGGCCCAGGTGACCGGTATGGGGGATAACCCTTCCCTGTCCGAACTGATTGGCCCGGTAAAAGTGATGTTGCAGGCCTATGATGAAGGCCGTCTGGACAAGCTGTACGTTGTCAGCAACAAGTTTATTAACACCATGTCTCAGGTTCCGACCATCACTCAGCTGCTGCCGTTACCGGCCTCTGATGACGCTGAGTTGAAACGTAAATCCTGGGATTATCTGTATGAGCCGGACCCGAAAGCGCTGCTGGATACCCTGCTGCGTCGCTATGTGGAGTCCCAGGTTTATCAGGGCGTGGTTGAAAACCTGGCCAGTGAGCAGGCCGCACGTATGGTGGCGATGAAAGCCGCGACCGATAATGGCGGTAGCCTGATTAAAGACCTGCAGTTGGTATACAACAAAGCTCGTCAGGCCAGCATTACTCAGGAACTCACCGAAATCGTCGGTGGGGCCGCCGCGGTTTAA
- the atpD gene encoding F0F1 ATP synthase subunit beta, translating into MATGKIIQVIGAVVDVEFPQDAVPKVYDALEVKNGKETLVLEVQQQLGGGVVRTIAMGTSDGLSRGLEVANLDHPIEVPVGKATLGRIMNVLGQPVDMKGDIGEEERWAIHRAAPSYEELSNSQELLETGIKVMDLICPFAKGGKVGLFGGAGVGKTVNMMELIRNIAIEHSGYSVFAGVGERTREGNDFYHEMTESNVLDKVSLVYGQMNEPPGNRLRVALTGLTMAEKFRDEGRDVLLFIDNIYRYTLAGTEVSALLGRMPSAVGYQPTLAEEMGVLQERITSTKTGSITSVQAVYVPADDLTDPSPATTFAHLDATVVLSRQIASLGIYPAVDPLDSTSRQLDPLVVGQEHYDVARGVQSILQRYQELKDIIAILGMDELSEEDKLVVARARKIQRFLSQPFFVAEVFTGSPGKFVPLKETIRGFKGIMEGEYDHLPEQAFYMVGTIDEAVEKAKKL; encoded by the coding sequence ATGGCTACTGGAAAGATCATCCAGGTAATCGGCGCCGTGGTGGACGTCGAGTTCCCTCAGGATGCCGTACCAAAAGTGTACGACGCCCTTGAGGTGAAAAATGGTAAAGAAACGCTGGTGCTGGAAGTTCAGCAGCAGCTGGGTGGCGGTGTAGTTCGTACTATCGCCATGGGTACTTCCGACGGTCTGAGCCGTGGTCTGGAAGTAGCCAACCTTGATCACCCCATTGAAGTACCGGTAGGTAAAGCAACTCTGGGTCGTATCATGAACGTACTGGGCCAGCCGGTAGACATGAAAGGCGACATCGGTGAAGAAGAGCGCTGGGCTATCCACCGCGCTGCACCGTCCTATGAAGAGCTGTCTAACTCTCAGGAACTGCTGGAAACCGGTATCAAAGTTATGGACCTTATCTGCCCGTTCGCTAAGGGTGGTAAAGTTGGTCTGTTCGGTGGTGCGGGTGTAGGTAAAACCGTAAACATGATGGAGCTTATCCGTAACATCGCGATCGAGCACTCCGGTTACTCTGTGTTTGCGGGGGTAGGTGAACGTACTCGTGAGGGTAACGACTTCTACCACGAAATGACCGAATCCAACGTTCTGGATAAAGTATCCCTGGTGTATGGTCAGATGAACGAGCCGCCGGGAAACCGTCTGCGCGTTGCGCTGACCGGTCTGACCATGGCGGAGAAATTCCGTGATGAAGGCCGCGACGTTCTGCTGTTTATCGATAACATCTACCGTTATACCCTGGCCGGTACGGAAGTATCCGCACTGCTGGGCCGTATGCCTTCTGCGGTAGGTTATCAGCCGACCCTGGCGGAAGAAATGGGCGTTCTGCAGGAACGTATCACTTCGACCAAAACCGGTTCTATCACCTCCGTACAGGCCGTATACGTACCTGCGGATGACCTGACTGACCCGTCACCAGCCACCACCTTTGCGCACCTTGACGCAACCGTGGTACTGAGCCGTCAGATCGCCTCTCTGGGTATCTACCCGGCCGTTGACCCGCTGGATTCCACCAGCCGTCAGCTGGATCCGCTGGTGGTAGGTCAGGAGCACTATGATGTTGCCCGTGGCGTGCAGTCCATTCTGCAGCGCTATCAGGAGCTGAAAGACATCATCGCCATCCTGGGTATGGATGAACTGTCTGAAGAAGACAAACTGGTGGTAGCCCGCGCCCGTAAAATCCAGCGCTTCCTGTCCCAGCCGTTCTTCGTGGCAGAAGTCTTTACCGGTTCTCCGGGTAAATTCGTCCCGCTGAAAGAAACCATCCGTGGCTTCAAAGGCATCATGGAAGGCGAATACGATCATCTGCCGGAGCAGGCGTTCTACATGGTTGGCACCATCGACGAAGCTGTCGAGAAAGCCAAAAAACTTTAA